The following is a genomic window from Cygnus olor isolate bCygOlo1 chromosome 11, bCygOlo1.pri.v2, whole genome shotgun sequence.
GGTCTCCATTCCCAATCCCAGACCACGCTGCTGCGACCCCAACACCAGTCCCACACTGCCTCAGGGGTGCTCCAAGCCCACCAGAGAGGCTGTGCCCTGTCCCGtgccagccccctgccaggGGCCATCCAGGCTTACCCCAGCCCCGCAACCGTGCACGTACCTGGGTGACCGTCCCTGCATCCGCGACCTCCGGCAGCATCAGTCCTGCATCCAGGATGGGGTCGCTGGGGGGGTCCGGCAGGGTCCCTGCCCCTGCGCAGTGAGGAAGGGACAGCCAGGAGGACACGCCGGAGACAAGAGCCCCGTGCAGCTCCGGTGGGGTCCCCACAGGGGGGCTGTAGGGGGGTGACGGCCAGGCCCCCGTCCCCATGTCAGGAACCCCGTGCAGCGCCAGGGGAGTCTCCAACGCCGGACCATAGGAGGGTGACCCCCAGGCCCCCATCCCCATGTCGGGAACCTCCTGCAGTGCCAGGGGGGTCTCCATCACAGGGGGTGACCCCCAGACCCCCGTGCCGGGGGGCGAAGCGTCCTGCGGggccggtgccggggggggcggccgaGGGCgcgggggctggcagcagcccaggccctgggggcagagggggcagTGCCGgggggccgccccccgccgccgggccaGCGCCTCCTCGctgagccccagcagggccGAGAGGTGGGCGATGTAGCGGATGGCGAGGCGCAGGGTCTCGATCTTGGTGAGGCTCTGCCCGGCGGGCGCCAGCGCGGGCGGCAGGTAGTGCCGCAGCCGGTGCAGCGCCTGCGCCAGCCGCCTCATCCGCAGCTTCTCCCGCTCGCTGGCGCTCTGCCGTGggcccccgggacccccggcaCCCCTCCTGCCCACGGGGCCGCCCCGCGGGCgggtggcagcggggccgcggcgaGGTCCCCGGGCGGCGGCAGGAGGCGAGAGGCCGCAGGAGTCGGGCGAGGGTGCGGGCGAGCTGCTGCTGTAGCCCTCGGGCTCCGGGGCTGAGGAGCGGCCCCAGTGCTGCAGCGAGGCCGTGGTGGGCACCAGGAGGCCAGGGGCTGCCGGGCGGGCCATGGCTGCGGGGCCGTGTGCCGGCGGCCCCCGGTGCCTCGGCTTTATGCCGAGCCGGAGGTGTGAAGTGGCACCTCCATGGCCGGCGTCGGCAGCACTTCaaaggccggggggggggacaagcGCAGCCAGCCTTTGAACACACGGGTGACGAATTTTACCCCAGCGGTGTGAGGCTGCTCTGTGCCGCCCACCCCCCTGACATCCCTCACCCCAGCACCGGCACCAGCACCGGCACCGGCTGGAGGAGTCCTTGTGAGCTTGGGACCCGCACGGACCCAGCAGCAGGGTCAGcagtggtgctggcagcagcagaatgTGCACAGGGGGGTCTGCAGGGGGGTCTGCAGGGGGGTGCAGGCTGCAGTCACACCAGGGCCAGCCCATACCCATGTCCCCAGCATGTCCCTGGGTGGGCAGCATGGTGCGCAGCACAGCACCCCCAGGCACCGTCCCACCTGCACCCTGCTCCCCTGTGACCGGCCAGGCTGGGGGCCAgggccctgctccccccccatGGCCAGCCACGGCAGTGGGCTTTGGCCAGGTCCCCCGCAGCCCTGGCTAATGGCATTTCACATGCTCACACTAATGAGCCCTGACGCCTACAGAGCcgctcagctcctgccagggcCTGGTGCCCGGCAGTCCCTGGTGCTGTGACTGACAGCGCGGGGCCCCTGTGCTGCCCCCCGcacccctccctgctcccccagactctgcagcagctctgagctcAGTCCCAGACCCCAATCTCCAGGTGCTGCTCCCCACCTGCCAGGAGCGGCACCCAGGGGTAGCAGCAGTGAGCACAGCCCCACGGGTCCCTGGCCCTTCCCGGCACATGCAGCCCCATCCCGGCCACTGGcgggggctccgggggctgggagggggccCCCCGCCGCGTTCCCAGGCCCTGTGCAGGGGTCGCTCCCTGCGGGTGTAAAGGTTTCCAGGGAAACCCAGCACTGCCGCgggaaggaaaacagatcaGGGAGAGAGCCCGGGGAAGACGGGGGGAGAGCTGCATCCCAACGTGGGCTGCAAGCCCCCCGCCACACTGCCCCCgcagcacaggctgcacagCCTGCCCGTGCACTGGGATGCACAGCACGGGGTACAGCCGTGTGCACAGCCCCCAGACACCGCGGGTGCAAGGTCCCTCTGCAACACCAGGCAGGGGGCACAGTGCCGGGCACGGGGCATGGAGCCAGCAGCGGGGCACGGGGCACGGGGCTGAcccctccccagggcagtgctggcGATGGGGCCGGGTGAGGCAGCGCCGTCACCAACAGGCTCCTGGTTCCCAACGGTCACATGAAAGTTATGaaattttccttggaaaagCAGTGGCATGGAGGCAATGACAGAAGTCCTGCTTAATGGTCACCGCTGGCCCCCGCATTTCCCCACTCCTCACCACGATGGCCAGGGCCAGGCCCGTGGCTCAGCCCCACGGCAGCTGCAGGGTCTGGGCAGGGGCATCTCCATCCTATAAAAGCCATGCCGTGCGGGTCACACCATGCCCAGGCGCTCGGCGGTGCCAGCACTGCCAGGACAGGCGCTCCGCCGCCTCCAGCCCCGCTGCACCAAGCTCGCCTCGTGCCCAGCCCCGGTGCCGCTCGGAGCCACGTGCACCCCGGGGCACCCCCGGCAGCCCAGCACCGCAGGGGCACCTCGCTGCAGGGCACCCCGGCACCTGCTGCACCCCGAGCCCCCTCCAGGTGACCACCTCCCATCGCCCGTGCCACCCCAGCTTGGCAGCGCCGGCATTAAAAGCGCAGTTATCTCCCTGCAGACACCGCAGGCATAGAAGATAATTGCGGAGGAGTTAATTGTCATTAACCCCTCTGCCCTCGCTGAAGGAAACGCCCTTTTGCTGCCCCATCCAAGGTCCAAGCGTGCCGGGGCACAGCCGACCCAGACGCACGGCACCTCTCCATGCTCAGCCACCCAGCGCCGCCCAGAGCCCGTccgcagggctggggctgcggtgGGGTCTGTGGCATTTGGGGGAGCCGGGGGCTCCGTCCCAAGGAGCACAGAGGTGCTCAGTGGAGGGCTCTGCACCCATGGGCACAGCCTGGGGCACGGCCCCTTCCCTGCGCGTCCCTCTGCGCGCCTCTcgccctgctccctgctccccgctcccctcccaTTCCCAGACCCCCTCCTGTTTCTCATTAGCTGATGAGCTCCTGGGTAATGAGTTCTGCGGCCCTGCTGGGCAGTCACTTCCCACTTCCCTCCGTGTTTAGACAAGTGCTGAAGCGcggctgtgccacagcagcgCTGGGTGTGGGGTCAGAGCCCCCCCACGGGCCAGCGCCCACGGCCCCtccctgggggagctggggtcaCCCCCCCAGCCCGTGCTGATGGAGCGCAGCGGGGCAGCCGTGGTGAGGGCACGGGGATGGAGCttggccagggctgggggccagGAGCCTCCACCAGGAAGGGGGCACACGGGACTGCCAGACACACCAACCTGGCTGGGCACCCACCTAGCTGAGCACCCCTGCGTCCTCCTGCCCCTCACAGCAGTCATTCGGGGCTGGAAGCGCACCCAGAACATGCAGACCTcagagctgggagctgtgcagaggggcaggggcagcgtgGGGACGCCGGGGGTGTCCTGCGGTAGAAGTTCAAGTCCCCGCTGCCCCTCGCAGCACAGCTGGCCGGGCAGAGCTGACACACGGGGCGGTGCGGGCGCTGGCAGGGCTGGTCGGCACGTTAGCATCTCTCACGACCGTGTGAATTGGTCCCTGCACACTTCCCAGCACCGGGCAGTGCCAATTAAGGGCCAGAGGAGTCAGAACTGACACCTCCACAAATGGGTCTGGCTTTCCCAGGCTCCTGGTCCGGCCCCAGCCTGCACTCTGTAGGTTTTGACACCTCCGGGTGGCCACAAAGGTGTCACTTCGCACCCCGGACCCACATAAAGCCAGGGCTGCCGGGGTGCCCCCAGACGCGGGCGACAGAGAGGACCCCAGCCATGGCCGGGTCCCCGGCCCCACTCCTGCCCCATGGCCTGCAGCCCCCGGCGGGACGTGCCCTGCTCCGGCACCGCCTCGGCGGCCTTGCCACTGCCGCCTCCCCAACCCTGTCTGAGGAGC
Proteins encoded in this region:
- the LOC121076101 gene encoding mesoderm posterior protein 1-like: MARPAAPGLLVPTTASLQHWGRSSAPEPEGYSSSSPAPSPDSCGLSPPAAARGPRRGPAATRPRGGPVGRRGAGGPGGPRQSASEREKLRMRRLAQALHRLRHYLPPALAPAGQSLTKIETLRLAIRYIAHLSALLGLSEEALARRRGAAPRHCPLCPQGLGCCQPPRPRPPPPAPAPQDASPPGTGVWGSPPVMETPLALQEVPDMGMGAWGSPSYGPALETPLALHGVPDMGTGAWPSPPYSPPVGTPPELHGALVSGVSSWLSLPHCAGAGTLPDPPSDPILDAGLMLPEVADAGTVTQDLSADLLSLLEALLPPQPQD